The genomic stretch GCTCTCACCCACTGCCAAGGCCAGCTATGCCAAGGCAATCGGCGCGTGGCAGACCAGTGTGGAACTGATGGCGGGCGAGGCACGCTACCCTTCCAACGCGCAATTCCACAATCTCGATGCGGCAGGCGCGTTGACGTTGGGGCGGCTTCAGGAATCGCTGGGCAAGGCGCCGGAATATGGGGTGGCAGCGTCTGCCTCCCGACCGCTGGGCGGCGGAACACTGACGGTGAACCTGCGGCTCAACCACGACATATACAGTTCCGCGACCGATATAGGCCTCTATGCCGGAGAGATAGCGGGTGCACCTTATGCCAACCGCTTTATCGCGTATCGCGAGGAGAGCAGCAGCGGCGAGCTCGGCCTCGACTGGACGCGCGGGCTGGGCACAGGCTGGACGCTCAAACTCGTCGGGCTGGGCCAGATGGCGACGAGCCGCGTCGGCGAGGAGTATCAGGAGCCGGCGTATCGCGGCGTTTCCGACCAGCGGCAAAAGCCGCTCGAACTGATCGGGCGCGTCACGCTCGCGCGCCAGGGCGATCATGCCATTCGCCCGGAACTGGGGGTGGAAATGGTCTATAACCGTCTGATCAGCCATCTGGATTATGCCGAGGACACCGGACAGGGCATGATGCCGGTCGCGTTGAGCAACGCGAATACGCGCGTCTCCGAACAGCGCGGCGAAGCCTTCGCGAATGTCGCGGTAAGGCTGGCACGCCGCCTCGAACTGGAAGCAGGCGGCGCGTTCGAACTCTCCCGCCTCACGGTGAAAGGCGACAGCGATCACGCGCAGAGCCTGTCCTATTTCAAGCCGTCCGCCGCGCTGGTCTGGTCGCCACGGGACAGTACGCAGCTTCGCCTAGCGATGCGACGCACGGTCGATCAGCTCGATTTCGGGGATTTCGCGGCCTCGGTCGATCAGGCCGACGGCCGGCCCATGGGCGGGAATTCCGGGCTGCGTCCGGCAAGGGTCACGCGCGTTTTCCTGCGCCTCGACCATCGCTGGGGCAAGGGCGCGGCGCTGGCGCTCGAGACCTACCACCAATGGCACAAGGGATTGCTCGGTTATCTCGTGCTCGACACGGGCGACGAGGCGCTCGGTACGATCGGCGATGCGCGGCAATGGGGCCTCACCGGCAATGCGACCCTTCCGTTGCACAGCCTGCTCAAGGGCGCACGGATCACCGTGTCAGGCACGCTTCGCGATTCGCGCTTCCGCGATCCCCTGACGGGCGAGTTCCGGGCGATGGACGATCTGCCCTCGACCAGTTTCGAGGCCGAGTTTCGCCATGACCTGCCGCGCCTGCGGTCGTCATGGGGCTTCAGCTATACGTCCGCGCAAGAGGCCGAGATCTTCTATACGGGCGAGCGCCTGTTCTGGCGCGAGAGACCAGTGTGGAATGCGTTTGTCGAGACGACGGCTGTGCCGGGGTTCAAGACGACCCTGCGCGCCAGCGCGATCACCGGGGAAGACAGCGATCGCTTGCGGCGCTTCTTCAGTCCGAACCGGGCCGGCGACTATTCAGGAAAGGAAACCCGCAAGCAGACCCAAGGCGCAACAATCTCGCTTACCTTGTCGCGGGCCTTGTAAGCGAGGAACTCGCGAATACAGAATCGGAGCCCGACGTTCAGGACCGCTAAAAAAATGTGCGGTCACCACGGTGCGGCACCTGATCGAATCGCGGTGCCGTACGCATCGCCAGCAAACGCTCGGCCTCGCGGCGCGTGCGATATCGCTTGCGAGCGATGCGTACGGTTCTGCCTGAGGCTCAGACAGGCTTCAGGCCCGGTTCGCCATGTTCGGCGACATAGCTGGCAAAGATCGTGGCGGGCAGATTGGGCTGCGTCACCTTGTCGATGATCTTCAGGTCGCCGCGCCACA from Sphingomonas hengshuiensis encodes the following:
- a CDS encoding TonB-dependent receptor domain-containing protein; this translates as MSSLATLLASLAAMAGTMEDCPEQSSPKCEEPPRSVTSAGSDPAYPAEFYTPFQPQTALEMLERTPGFPISDGSGVRGFGGAAGNVLIDGQRPTVKAGGISEVLRRIPSARVARIVLLRGSDAAEAQGQTLVANVILKTDARGAGTATLTLARAADGGLSPTAKASYAKAIGAWQTSVELMAGEARYPSNAQFHNLDAAGALTLGRLQESLGKAPEYGVAASASRPLGGGTLTVNLRLNHDIYSSATDIGLYAGEIAGAPYANRFIAYREESSSGELGLDWTRGLGTGWTLKLVGLGQMATSRVGEEYQEPAYRGVSDQRQKPLELIGRVTLARQGDHAIRPELGVEMVYNRLISHLDYAEDTGQGMMPVALSNANTRVSEQRGEAFANVAVRLARRLELEAGGAFELSRLTVKGDSDHAQSLSYFKPSAALVWSPRDSTQLRLAMRRTVDQLDFGDFAASVDQADGRPMGGNSGLRPARVTRVFLRLDHRWGKGAALALETYHQWHKGLLGYLVLDTGDEALGTIGDARQWGLTGNATLPLHSLLKGARITVSGTLRDSRFRDPLTGEFRAMDDLPSTSFEAEFRHDLPRLRSSWGFSYTSAQEAEIFYTGERLFWRERPVWNAFVETTAVPGFKTTLRASAITGEDSDRLRRFFSPNRAGDYSGKETRKQTQGATISLTLSRAL